Part of the Lolium rigidum isolate FL_2022 chromosome 6, APGP_CSIRO_Lrig_0.1, whole genome shotgun sequence genome, AATCTCTCAGAGAGAAAACGATTTTGTTCTTAATCAATGCTCAAAAGAAAAGTTAAACAGGGTGTCCTTCCAAACGGGGTTGTTGCTGTGAAGAGGATCAGGAACAACCATTCCATTGACGAGAAACTATTTTATCGTGAAGTTGATAGCCTGTTGACGATTAATCATCAAAATGTGGTACGGTTTCTTGGATTCTGTGCTAGCACAGAACATACAGCAATAAAAATTGAAGGGTCAAGACAACATATTTACGCTGAGATGAGAGAAAGATTGCTCTGTTTTGAGTATATCAGCAATGGAAGCCTAAAAAATCATATTACTGGTATATAACTTTTGCATGTGAAGTAGTTCTTGTGGTTATTTATCTTTTCTTTCACATCTATCCTTTTTGCCACCATATAAAAATACAAATGTTGCTATACATCCTTCAGTGCTATCATGAACAAAGGAACATTTCGTGCTTCAATACTACTCCTTTTTTATGCAGATGAATTAAGGGGACTAGAATGGAATACACGTTACCAAATAATCAAGGGTATATGCGAAGGGTTGCATCATCTGCACAAGgaaaagcatatatatcatatggATTTGAAACCTGCCAATATACTTTTAGATAATcaaatgaggccaaaaattacggATTTTGGTTTATCAAGGCTCGATGAAAAATCAGAAACCATGAGCGAAGACCGTTGTGGATCACTGTAAGCTATACACCAAAAGAACCCACTGTTTTTCCTGGCATTTAACATCTTACCTTCTCTTATGCCATAATCAATCAATCTATCAAATTCATATGCAGAGGATATTGTGCTCCAGAATACCTATTGAATGGCAAGATGTCATTCAAATCAGACATGTTTAGTTTGGGCATTGTAATCACCGAACTGGTGACTGGAGCGAAGGGTATCCCTGATAATAATAAGAACAATGTAAGAGTGCTTTTATCTCACTCTGGAGATAGCCCCCTTTAGAAATACTCTAAATTTTTGCCTTTGCATATTGTTACAATTTTCTCTGTACTACTTATTGTTCATACTTAGTATTTTACGACATATTTTGCTAAGATACTGAAAGAAAAATAAACCTTGTGATTGTCTGCACTCGTATCTCCCACTAAACCACAAAATGAGAGATACATTGTGATTAATGTGACTAATGACATGGTAATATTTTGTTACAAATCCAAGTACATTCacattgtgttgatcttatgaatCTAGCTCCTCTTCTAACTTCTTTGTggtacatgccaccatcacctccctTGCACATGATCTGAATTTGGAGGCACCAATGGGCTGTGTAGAAGATAAACTGGATGAACATTCACCTTGATATTTTAGTTAACATTTCGGCTTATTCTATGTCACATAATGTGGAACGACAGGTACTTAGAAAATGGAGGCACAGATGGAAAAAAACAGGGAAGGAAACACCATTGATTTACCAACAAGTAGCAAAATGCATGGATATTGGGTTGCTCTGCCAGGAAATTGACCCGTGCAAACGGCCTTTTATATGGGATATGATACATGATATCAGAGAAATAGAAGGTGTTAATGGTAAATTCAGTGATGATTGTGGATATACATTTGGGCAGGTAAAACTCGTACATGTATCCTCAAGAGTCCTATTAATTATCTGTAGACTAGTTTCCTCTGCTGCTTTCTTCTGTTTTTGTTTGTAAAACACATGTTCCTCATTATGTTGTTCTCATGGTCTTCTGCACGTGGTATTATTATTTATCAATTATATTTCCCCTGAAGATATTTTAAAAATGAAATAGTATGATTTTTTTTAGAAGGTTGATGATCAAAGCTTTACAAGTTTGAAAGTAAAGCTTCTAAAACACCTGAGAAGGAAGAAATTGGTAGCAAGTATTTTGTCTGAGGCAAAAAGTGGTTAGGCAGGGAATATTTATACTATATTCATGGACTCGTGGTTCGTAATATTTAGATTGTTGTTTCTTGCAGATAAGCCCTTACTCAGAGGATGATATGCTTGGGGTTGAACCACTCGAGCTGCATTTTCCTTTTGAGATTAACAAGCAGATATCATGCTCACTTGAGCTAACCAACCAGACCGATGCTTACATTGCCTTCAACATCCAAAAGATGAGCCCCCTTCCATACGGCATGCAGCCAAACAAAGGCATTGTGCCACCACAATCTAAGTGCAGTGTTGACGTAACATTGCACCCACAGCACAAGGCACCATGGGATATGCAGCGTGCTGACGAGTTCATTGTGTGGAGCACCAAAGTGAATGGTCTTTCAGCTGAGGATATAACTATAAACATGTTCAATAAAGAGAGTTCTTTGGTTGATGCGATGAACTTGGCTGTTGTTTTTCATACAGAAGAGAGCACCATAGTAAGCAAGGAACTCATACTGCACAGTATCACTGAAGACATGTCCAACATTAAGATAGATGGTACAACAGGGAACGTGAAGAAGTCCCAGGAGTATTTGTTGCTAACGCCCATGTGCATGTCAAGCACATGCAGTCATAATCATCGAGAGTCAGAAAAGGAGTCCAGTGAGCCACACGAAGCAAGTGAAAAAAGCAGTGAGGTGAGTTGATTAAGAATACTAACTTGCAAAACTACATGTATTCAGCCAGTGGTTACCGCAAATGATCTTTGATTGTAGATGAGCGTCGATAATTCAAATTCATCCTGATTGAGTTCCACTATCGTAAATATTTGTTGAGATCCAGAATGTCTGACAGTCCAGTCAGTTTGAGATAAAATCCAACCTGTGTTTTTTTCTTAAATTTCTTTCTTCAAATGATGAAATATTAAAATGAACAAGATGCGATGTTTGTGTAATGTTAGATGGATTATATCTGCTACATGGTTGCAGAGCTTACTGCTGATACTTTTTTTACAGAAGTTTGAAGTTGCCTTTTGTGCAATCTTGGATGTTGCAGGAGAAAGTTCAGGAGTCACAGTACCAGATTACCCCATGGCAAACTGAATTGCCAAATAAGACCAGTCTTCCTGTACAGTCACCTAAAGATCCTGTTGGAAAAGTATTGGTGACTTTGCTATAGCTTAATACTTTTTTGATTACTCTTGCAACAAATACTTCTCTAACTCTTTATTTTCCCAGAGCAAAAACAGTACTGACAATGTTGTTAGAATCTTGATTTTGAATCGGATCGGAACCTCTGTGGTAGGATCGCAAACCGTAGGATCTTAACTTTTAGAATTGTAAAATCTTAGATTCTACTTAGCAGAATCGTTGAATCGGTCAAGTCAATTTGGGTCGTAAAGTCATAGAATCGCATAGTAGAATCATGATTCTGACAACTATGATCGTGCCCCAGGCACCATATCCTCAGGTACAATCTCCAATATCTTCCCCTGTTGAAGGTAGAGCTGATTGGAGTGTATTAGCAAACAAAAACGGTCAAGTAATTCCAAGTGAGGTTCCTGCAAGAAATATTGTTCATGATTACAGAGAAAGGACATCTCTTTCAAGCAGGTAGTGCCTATCCTTTCGGAGCTTAACAGTTTACCTTCCTAAGTTACCTTTTGCTCTTTAACAGTGTTATTTTGCATGCTTAAGTTGGCATTTTTTTTGTGGCTATAAATTTGGAGGCAACCAAAGGGGGGAAAGAAGCAAAAAAGGGACATAAAAGAATGACAGAAAGAAAGAAGGCTAGGGCTAAGA contains:
- the LOC124659111 gene encoding uncharacterized protein LOC124659111 translates to MESDILVHILDGREKPTNLPFALLKNITKNFSEDRVVGHGGFAIVYKGVLPNGVVAVKRIRNNHSIDEKLFYREVDSLLTINHQNVVRFLGFCASTEHTAIKIEGSRQHIYAEMRERLLCFEYISNGSLKNHITDELRGLEWNTRYQIIKGICEGLHHLHKEKHIYHMDLKPANILLDNQMRPKITDFGLSRLDEKSETMSEDRCGSLGYCAPEYLLNGKMSFKSDMFSLGIVITELVTGAKGIPDNNKNNVLRKWRHRWKKTGKETPLIYQQVAKCMDIGLLCQEIDPCKRPFIWDMIHDIREIEGVNGKFSDDCGYTFGQISPYSEDDMLGVEPLELHFPFEINKQISCSLELTNQTDAYIAFNIQKMSPLPYGMQPNKGIVPPQSKCSVDVTLHPQHKAPWDMQRADEFIVWSTKVNGLSAEDITINMFNKESSLVDAMNLAVVFHTEESTIVSKELILHSITEDMSNIKIDGTTGNVKKSQEYLLLTPMCMSSTCSHNHRESEKESSEPHEASEKSSEEKVQESQYQITPWQTELPNKTSLPVQSPKDPVGKVLSKNSTDNVVRILILNRIGTSVAPYPQVQSPISSPVEGRADWSVLANKNGQVIPSEVPARNIVHDYRERTSLSSSNQFRNDISTQASQHDSHTVQFDFDPRSQNPPFKGISRSDLLDGSVGAEAQHVRETSAQWGPGDSPNLASVPEETNPSYPYVPTVPEEPGFPFSDAAEDDPLPGIEGLRITGEAFPGRELQACGYSIDGTTSCNFEWMRHLEDGSVRFIEGARQPNYLVTADDVDTLLVIEVQPLDDRKRKGEVIKVYANDQAKITCDPETKELIKRTLEVGHVSYAVQIPQVRFLDMWKPAVLEIKREGYSIKCNRQRDVVLTEKFQQASSINIPWGYERATEFVILSADGNEYNLKPAEYTPPRDTIVLVLRLFRSMALEKRRGRKKGLFFK